AAGCCTCTATCTTAGCAGCTTTTTTATCGCAACATTAGTTGACTGATTCTATTAactttataattgttactatctttattattatttttatttggtgtTCCAGTTGAGCGTCGTGTTGGGTCTGGCAGCCGCCTCTCTGGCCGCTCCATCACAACCTGCCTACggatactctcctcctccctcttaccaggTAACTAATTAAATTGAATCATATATTAATAATCTGTATTTCAAACATCATTTTCTTTACTGCtcttaatatataatttatattgtatAGAAAATCTAAGAGATAGCTACCTTTATACCATTTAACTAGTATTATTACTGATGTAAAGTTATTTTAACTATTTTCGTACTGAATTTATTGTAACTTATCTTTACATATTAGTCTCCAGCTCAGTACAACTTCGACTGGGTcgtgaaggacgactactccgCCAACGACTACGGCCaccaggagtcccgcgacggatacaacacacagggatcctactacgtgcagcttcccgacggtcgcctgcagaaggtcacctaccacgtggacggcgactcaggctacgtggctgaggtcacctacgagggacaTGCTCAATACCAAGCCCACCAACCCTCCTACCATCCTACACCTTCCTACCATCCTACACCTGCATACCAGCCTACCCCTTCATACCACACCACTCCTTCATACCATCCCACACCTGCCTACAGGCCAACACCTTCTTATAGACCGAGACCTCATCACTAAGCAGATAAACTCAAAACGAATTCAAACATATaaaaagtatttatacatatatattttgtaccttCACAGAATTAAATGGATGTATATTAATACTTAATGACTAccattaaatgaatatatgacgACATACCACTTTTATTGTAAACAAACCTATATGTAGTATGCAatcagaaaaataagaaacgatCAGAatgtttctatataaatatacatatatacgtgtctgcATGAGTGTGCGTACTCAGCCTACGTGATGTTTAgaagatatattcaaataaataatgaaagtcgTGAACAGTTACTTGTCAAGATCCTCGTGTTTGAGCATGGCAGGTACGGAATCTCGGTTGAAAGAGAGggataacaagaaggaaaaaacaaggaaTGTTCGTATTGAAATGGATTAATCTGGTCGTTTTACGTTATGCTGCCTTACCCTAGGAAGGTCTGGGTTGAAGGAACAGTATGATCATCCTTtgtacatggacatatatatgcgcTCGCACACACAAGCCACCTCCGGCCCTGTTTTGAGATACCGGTGAGTTCAGAAAAGTATAATAGGTGCCAATATAATTACTATACATAAACTTCAGCTCACTTTTTGATTAGAAATTCCTTAAaggggatcctactacgtgcagcttcccgacggtTCCCTGCAGGTCACCCACCACGTGGACGGCGACTCAGGCATCGTggctgaggtcacctacgagggacaTGCTCAATACCAAGCCCACCAACCTTCCTACCATCCTACACCTGCATACCAGCCTACCCCTTCATACCACACCACCCCTTCCTACCATCCTACACCTGCCTACAGGCCAACACCTTCTTACAGGCCGAGACCTCATCACTAAGTAGCTAAATTACAAAAATTCAGACCCATAAAGAGTATTTATCCATATTATTTGTAAAAATTAATGGATATATAGCAACACTTAATTACTACCATTAAATGAATATGTATCAACACCACTTTCACTGAAAACAAACCTATATATGGTGTGCAATCAGAAAGCAATcagaacacacacatgcgtgtctgCACGAGTGTGCGTACTAAGCCTCCATGATGCATTAGAAGACATATGAAAGTAATAAATGAGTCATATACAGGTACATGTCTTTTGTTGTACCTAATTTAGAGCTTGGACTGGATTAGGTTTGCCAATCAGTTGTTTATCAAAAGTACCATTTCAGGCCATTAGTTGCTGGGAGGGTTGCAAAGAAGTACATTTCACACCAAGTAACACATTTGCTCTCCATCCCGGGGCTCAATGTCCAACAAGGCCCTTACGCTGCTatccgacaaacaaacaaacacactgggGCATAACAATAGTATGTAACACTAActaaaaattatatcaaaacaAAATCCTCGTTAATGATGAAACTTCTATTGCATTGAAAATTTGAATTAGCAATACTTTGCATCATTAACAGTGCACTCATAGGGAGACGTGCTAGTTCACAGGAAGAGTGAAACAGACTGACAGTCCTGACTACAACGTGACAAAggcttcctccatccttcccacaCACACGCGTTACACGTGTTTCCTCCGTACCACATATGTGTATCCTAGACTGTACTCGAGTCTGCTGCAATGTTCCATTTCGTTAagtaattatttctttattatgtgAGTAACGCGGGGAAAAAAGTGTGGAATAGTACCAGAAATTTAATATTTTCCTGAATGTCTTACTAATTGTACTTGGTGCACCCAAAAGTAGCTAACCTTAGTACCAGCTTCGGCAATCCTGGACTGGATGCTATAAAAAGTGCTTGACTATAGCCAGGCCACCTCCGGCCCTGCCTTGAGATATCGTTCAGATCagaaatggcaaaaataattGCGATGTCAGTAGAATTACTTTACATATGCCTTGACTCACATTGAAACTAGAAATTCTGTAAAAATTagtacttctttatttatttatttagttttcaacaacactgttttttttatgaaaatacacTCGCTTGTCAAAGACTTATGTACATCTTATGTCACAAACCTCCGTCGCACATGATTATTTGCAAGACCAGCAGGGCTTGAATTGAGCTTGATCAGTTTTATGCTCAACATGTGCAACGCAGGTCACATCCAAACTCTGGTCACATCACTTCGGTCAGCAGTTGTGAAAATACGGAAGAACTATGATGGAAGGAATCAAGGTTTGTTTGTCATGTATCTTATAAAAGTGAGTTTAGTTTTGGGGAAAATTGTGCCGAAGAGTCACCTAGAACAGGATTCTTCAAAGTACAGGGCGCGACCCAGGACTAGGTCACAAGCTCAAGTTCAGTGGGTtgccacataataatgataaagataaaattaataataattataatgattataatatatatgtatataaatacatatatatgtatgaacctatATGTGAATTGATATCAGGTTGAAAGGTACGATAGAATGGACATACTGAtttgaggtgtatgtgtgtgtgtgtgaggggagtgaTCTACAGAAAATGGGTAAGACTTCACTGCTATCTACTGTCATGTTTACACAATCGATATAAAAGCACTAGAGTTTGCTTCTAATTATGCTAAAAACTCTTAAAAGTCTTGGAACTGACACTGACATTTTGGATGTTTCCTCTCCAAACTGTGTCTGGTGATTCGTAGCGTTTCCATTCATATGACGAGGGTCTAGTGAGCGGCAACGTGGGCGTGGTATTTCTGTCGTCTCTCAAGGTCAAGTGAAGCCACGCCTACGTTTCTCGAAGTATAAAAGGTACAGGAGCAGAGTGCTTTTCATTCTCTCAAGCAAAATCAGCAATATGATTCTTACGGTTAGAAAAACTGTTCCTACAACCTAATGGAGTTTCCTCTTGATATAAACTAAGCGCTTTCCAAAGCCTCTATCTTAGCCTTTTTTTTATCGCAACATTAGTTGACTtattctattaattttattattattactattttttttctttttttgttttatttggtgtTCCAGTTGAGCGTCGTGTTGGGTCTGGCAGCTGCCTCTCTGGCCGCTCCATCACAACCTGCCTACggatactctcctcctccctcttaccaggTAACTAATTAAAAtgaatcatataataatgatctgtatttcaaacatcattttctttactgctcttaatatataacttatattgtATAGGAAATCTAAGAGATAGCGACCTTTATACCATTTAACTAGTATTATTACTGATGTAAAGTTATTTTAACTATTTTCGTACTGAATTTATTGTAACTTATCTTTACATATTAGTCTCCAGCTCAGTACAACTTCGACTGGGTcgtgaaggacgactactccgCCAACGACTACGGCCaccaggagtcccgcgacggatacaacacacagggatcctactacgtgcagcttcccgacggtcgcctgcagaaggtcacctaccacgtggacggcgactcaggctacgtggccgaggtcacctacgagggacaTGCTCAATACCAAGCCCACCAACCTTCCTACCATCCTACACCTTCCTACCATCCTACACCTGCATACCAGCCTACCCCTTCATACCACACCACTCCTTCATACCATCCCACACCTGCCTATAGGCCAACACCTTCTTACAGACCGAGACCTCATCACTAAGCAGATAAACTACAAAACAAATTCAAACATATGTAaaatggttatacatatatattttgtaccttCATAcaattaaatggatatatatcaaTGCTTAATTACTACCATTAAATTAATATAAGTCAACATACCAGTTTTATTGAAAACAAACTTACATGTAtgcaattagaaaaaaagaaaagatcagaatttttatataaaaatatatatatgcacgtgtctgCATAAGTGTGCGTACTCAGCCTACGAGATGTTTTAGAagataaatcaaagaaataatgaaagtcgTGAACAGTTACATGTCAAGCTCTTTGTGTTTGAGCATGGCAGGTACGGAATCTctgtagaaagagaaggataacatgaaggaaaaaaacaaggaatgttCGTATAGAAATGGATTAATCTGGTCGTTTTACATGATGCAGCCTAACCCTAGGAAGGTCTGAGTTGAAGGAACAGTATGATCATCCTttgtacatgaacatatatgcttataagatataactattcatatatgcgcgcccacacacatagacacaacgcATCACAACATGCTATATTTTTTATCGAGTCAAAATCTTGAGCTTTGCTTGATTACATTTATCTTGCACCAAATCCTTAGCCTGGACAGGATGCTTTAACGAGAATGCTTTGCTTTAACCAAGCCACTTCCGGCCCTGTTTTGAGATACCGGTGAGATCAGAAAAGGCACAATAGGTGGGATGCCAATAGAATTACTTTACATAAACTTCAGCACACTTTTAATTAAGAAATTCCTTAAAACTttagaatttatttattcatgaacaATGCTGATTTCAAATCATGTATCTTCTGAAAGCGTAAGAGTCCATTTCTGAAGGCAGATTGTACCAAAAAGTCACTTAGAAAATGTTTGCTTATAAgatataactattcatatatgcatataaagcatatgtttatatcattacaCATAATCAGCTGCGATTCTCCACTAGACGACCTGTAGATACATTAAAGTAACATATATCTAACCATTAAGATACTTCATCAAGATCTGATTCAACAGTTTGTGCTTTTCAAGAATTAAGTCCATGTCCGTAAAAGGTGCACTGTGGGAATGTATATCTTGAAATAGTGTTAATGTCACGATCGCACTTTGTTTCACATGTTAGCCTGGATTTTAAatgatgtgggggaggaggggtgtcaATAAgggtttctttatttatctattttgcttgTAATAACACTGCTTTCAATACGGCTATCACAAAGTTTGGAAGTGAATACGAGACTAACATAATGAGAATACAGCTGCTAAGATATACGTGCTTGTCAGACTTATGTACATCTGATGTCACAAACCGCAGTTGCACACGATTATTTGCAAGACCAGCAGGGCTTGAGTTTGAGCGCCTCAAGCATAACTTTATCAGTTTTATGCTCATCAACATGTGCAACGCAGGTCACATCCAAACTCAGGTCACATCACCTCGCTCAGCAGTTGTGAAAATACGGAAGAACTATGATGGAAGGAATCAAGGTTGTTTGTCATGTATCTTATAGAAGTGAGTTCATTTTTGGAGGAAAATTGTGCCGAAGAGTCACCTAGAACAGGATTCTTCAAAGTACAGGGCGCGACCCAGGACTAGGTCACAAGCTCAAGTTCAGTGGGTtgccacataataatgataaaaaaataataataatgataatagttctaatatatctgtatataaatacatatatatgtatgaacctatATGTGAATTGATATCAGGTTGAAAGGTACGATAGAATGGACATACTGGAttttaggtgtatgtgtgtgtgtgtgaggggggtgatCTACAGAAAATGGGTAAGACTTCACTGCTATCTACTGTCATGTTTACACAATCGATATAAAAGCACTAGAGTTTGCTTCTAATTATGCTAAAAACTCTTAAAAATCTTGGAACTGACACTGATATTTTGGATGTTTCCTCTCCAAACTGTGATTCGTAGCGTTTCCATTCATATGACGAGGATCTAGTGAGCGGCAAAGTGGGCGTGGCATTTCTGTCGTCTCTCAAGGTCAAATGAAGCCACGCCTACGTTTCTCGAAGTATAAAAGGTACAGGAGCAGAGTGCTTTTCATTCTCTCAAGCAAAATCAGCAATATGATTCTTACGGTTAGAAAAAACTGTTCTTACAACCTAATGGAGTTTCATCTTGATATAAACTAAGCGCTTTCCACAGCCTCTATCTTAGCAGATTTTTTATCGCAACATTAGTTGACTGattctattaattttattattattgctatttttattattatctttatttggtATTCCAGTTGAGCGTCGTGTTGGGTCTGGCAGCTGCCTCTCTGGCCGCTCCATCACAGCCTGCCTACggatactctcctcctccctcttaccaggTAACTAATTAAATTGAATCATATATTAATGATCTGTATTTCAAACATCATTTTCTTTACTGCTCttaatatataacttatattgtATAGGAAATCTAAGAGATAGCGACCTTTATACCATTTAACTAGTATTATTACTGATGTAAAGTTATTTTAACTATTTTCGTACTGAATTTATTGTAACTTATCTTTACATATTAGTCTCCAGCTCAGTACAACTTCGACTGGGTcgtgaaggacgactactccgCCAACGACTACGGCCACCAGGAGTCCCGCGATGGATAcaacacacagggatcctactacgtgcagcttcccgacggtcgcctgcagaaggtcacctaccACGTGGACGGCGACTCAGGCTACGTGGcctgaggtcacctacgagggacaTGCTCAATACCAAGCCCACCAACCTTCCTACCATCCTACACCTGCATACCAGCCTACCCCTTCATACCACACCACTCCTTCATACCATCCCACACCTGCCT
The window above is part of the Penaeus chinensis breed Huanghai No. 1 chromosome 14, ASM1920278v2, whole genome shotgun sequence genome. Proteins encoded here:
- the LOC125032348 gene encoding cell surface glycoprotein 1-like, whose translation is MFRRYIQINNESREQLLVKILVFEHGRGSYYVQLPDGSLQVTHHVDGDSGIVAEVTYEGHAQYQAHQPSYHPTPAYQPTPSYHTTPSYHPTPAYRPTPSYRPRPHH
- the LOC125032349 gene encoding pro-resilin-like, which encodes MILTLSVVLGLAAASLAAPSQPAYGYSPPPSYQSPAQYNFDWVVKDDYSANDYGHQESRDGYNTQGSYYVQLPDGRLQKVTYHVDGDSGYVAEVTYEGHAQYQAHQPSYHPTPSYHPTPAYQPTPSYHTTPSYHPTPAYRPTPSYRPRPHH